The DNA window CAACTTCGTCGATTATACCATTTTTTACATTGATATCTTTCCATGTTGAACCCGTAACATAGAGTTTGATGTTTTTTATTTTTGGGTCGACTTTTGCAACCACTCGTTTGAGTATATTATCTTTTGGATACTCTTTGGGTTCCATCCATTGTACATCTAAAGTGTTGTATCGAAGTTTTTGCTTGATATTGACTTCACCTACTAAGGCAATTCGGTTTATATCTTGTACATTACTTCTTTCGTTAATCGAACCATTGTTTTGATTTAAAATGGCATCAAAACCAAAGCTTTTAATGGCTTGAGCTACTTGCTCATTATACTCTCCGTAAGGGTAGACATAAATTGAGGGTTTGTAGCCTAAATGCTTTTGGAAAAGTTCAATCCCTTTTTGTGTGTCTTCTTTTATTTCTTGGTCAGAGAGTTTGGTTAAATGCGGATGGTCATAAGAATGAAGAGAGATAGAACCATACTTTGAAGCTTCTTTTACTTCGTCCCAACTCATAAAGTCTTGATACCCTTTTTGTGTTGCTTTCACATAGACTGCTAGTGAAAATGGGTAGTTGTATTTTTTAAAGATAGGCAGACCGTTCTCATAAAAGCTTTTGTATGAATCATCAATGGTTAGGGCAACCCAATTACTAGGTACCTCTTCTTTCTTTTTAACTTTTTCAATGATTTGTTCAACTTTTACCACTTCATAGTTGTTCTCTTTAAAGTATTGAAATTCTTTTTCAAGCTCTTCAAGTGAGGTATTGGTACTGGCATGTTGGGCATCACCAAATCGGTGATACACAAAAATGTGAGCATCCGCAAGGATGTACAGATAAGAAATAGCTAGAAGGAGTAAGACTCGCATATCTAACTACTTATTGGGTTATTTTGAAACAGGAGCAGCAGGTGCATCTGGCGCAGCTGGTGCACTTTGTGTTTGTGTTGGAACCGGCGTTGATGGAATAAGTGTATCCGTTTGAACGGTATCTACAGCACTTTTTTGTCGTTGTTCATTGTAAGTGTATCCAAGTACTAATGTGTTGATAACAAACGCTAAACCAATGATCATTGTCGCTTTTGTTAAAAAGTTTGCAGGCCCTTTTGCTCCAAACAAAGACTCGTTACTTCCACTGTATGCTCCAAGACCAATGCTTGAACTTTTTTGAAGTAATACAGTAATGGTTAAAATAATTGCTAAAATAAATTGAACTACTAAAAGTGTAGATGCCATTGTAAATTTCCTTTTTGAAAAATGGGTTGTATTTTACCCAAAATTTATTAAAGTTAAGTTAAGATTCGCCTTATGTCAGTAAAAAATGAATTCTCCAAATACGCCAATCAATACAATTCGCATAATATCATACAACAAATCGTTGCCAAATCTTTGGTGCGTGAATTGGAGTTTGAACCCAAACGTATTTTAGAGTTGGGGTGTGGTTCAGGACAAATTTACAGACAAATTTACTGGAATGTGGATTACTATAAAGCCATCGACTTCTCCTCTTCAATGTGCGAACTGCACCCAAAGGGTGAAAACATTGAAGTACAATGCCACGACTTTGATACACAAAGCTTTTTAGACTCTATTAAAGATGAACAGTATGATTTGGTTCTCTCTTCTTCGGCTCTTCAGTGGTCAAAAGATTTGTCTAAAATCACACATATATTAAGTCAAGTAGCATCTCAAATGCGCGCGGTGTTATTCACTTCTAATACCTTTAAAACCATACAAACCATTTCTCAACAACCATCACCTATATTAAGTGAAGCAAAAATTAAAGAGGCGTTTAGTGCTTACTTTGAGTGTGAATTTGAAACGATACTATATAAATTAGAGTTTGAGAATAAAAAAGAGCTTTTTGATTATATTAAAAAGTCAGGGGTGAGTGGTGAGAGCAGTTTGGATTTTAAAATGGCTAAAAAGCTTTATAAAGAGTATGACTTAAACTACTTAGAGTTTGAAGTGATTTTTGTCAAAGCTTTCTCTAAATCATAGAGTTCATAACGAATATACTTAAAAGTTTCACTGTTTTGAACACTTTGAATTTTGGTAAACTCTTCTAATACGCGGGCACTCTCTTGAGCGCGTTTAAAATTCGCAATCATAACACTGTATATATCTTGTCGAGTCTGTTCTGAAGCAGTGGATTGTTTGAGTACATCATTTTTAATATCACGTGAATCAAGCAGTGCTTCATAACACTCAAGTCGTGCTTGGTGTCTTAACTCTTTGAGTCGTGAGGCAAGGGTTTTGTCATTATAGATGTATCGGAACATATCTTCTACTACACGAATACCTTCACGCAGTCGATTTAAGTTGGCATCAATAAGTCTGAGTTCGTTAGATGGAATCATGAGGATAAAGAACTTAACTCCGTAAAGGAGTTAAGTGTTTGTTAGTCATCGTTGTTAAAAATCCCAAGGATTTGTAACAATGAGATGAACAGGTTAAAGAAATCCAAGTATAAAGCAATCGCTGCTTCAACAGGTGTACTGAAACCACCTTTAATAATTTGTTGCGTATCATAAAGAATAAAAGCTGAAAATAGAACAGCTCCTACCATTGCAATCCCCAACTGTAAAAGTGGCGCTTGGATAAAGATGTTTGAAATAGACCCAACCACTAAGATGATAAGTGCGATGAAAAGCATTTTTCCCATTCCACTAAAATCTCGTTTTGTAGTCAATGCAAACATTGAAATTCCCCCGAATGCTACTGATGTCATTAAAAATGCTTGTGCTACAATAGATGCACCACCTGGCAAGTTAAACACAGAAGCAAGAAGTGGCGTAATTGTTAAACCACTTACAAATGTAAACCCGAATAAAACCGCTAAGTTTATACCTGGTTTATTTTTTACTGCAAATAAAGCAAACAGTAAAATGAATTCTAATATTACTAATCCCCAGTACCAACTAGCAATTGCAGATACCATGTCTAGT is part of the Candidatus Marinarcus aquaticus genome and encodes:
- a CDS encoding Bax inhibitor-1/YccA family protein, whose protein sequence is MYNRDYLSHQNSQEHSHEASQAHLMSFLKSTYQLFAGSLLAATAGAYIGLDMVSAIASWYWGLVILEFILLFALFAVKNKPGINLAVLFGFTFVSGLTITPLLASVFNLPGGASIVAQAFLMTSVAFGGISMFALTTKRDFSGMGKMLFIALIILVVGSISNIFIQAPLLQLGIAMVGAVLFSAFILYDTQQIIKGGFSTPVEAAIALYLDFFNLFISLLQILGIFNNDD
- a CDS encoding thiamine-phosphate pyrophosphorylase, with protein sequence MIPSNELRLIDANLNRLREGIRVVEDMFRYIYNDKTLASRLKELRHQARLECYEALLDSRDIKNDVLKQSTASEQTRQDIYSVMIANFKRAQESARVLEEFTKIQSVQNSETFKYIRYELYDLEKALTKITSNSK
- the secG gene encoding preprotein translocase subunit SecG; its protein translation is MASTLLVVQFILAIILTITVLLQKSSSIGLGAYSGSNESLFGAKGPANFLTKATMIIGLAFVINTLVLGYTYNEQRQKSAVDTVQTDTLIPSTPVPTQTQSAPAAPDAPAAPVSK
- a CDS encoding methyltransferase domain-containing protein, which gives rise to MSVKNEFSKYANQYNSHNIIQQIVAKSLVRELEFEPKRILELGCGSGQIYRQIYWNVDYYKAIDFSSSMCELHPKGENIEVQCHDFDTQSFLDSIKDEQYDLVLSSSALQWSKDLSKITHILSQVASQMRAVLFTSNTFKTIQTISQQPSPILSEAKIKEAFSAYFECEFETILYKLEFENKKELFDYIKKSGVSGESSLDFKMAKKLYKEYDLNYLEFEVIFVKAFSKS
- a CDS encoding polysaccharide deacetylase family protein, which produces MRVLLLLAISYLYILADAHIFVYHRFGDAQHASTNTSLEELEKEFQYFKENNYEVVKVEQIIEKVKKKEEVPSNWVALTIDDSYKSFYENGLPIFKKYNYPFSLAVYVKATQKGYQDFMSWDEVKEASKYGSISLHSYDHPHLTKLSDQEIKEDTQKGIELFQKHLGYKPSIYVYPYGEYNEQVAQAIKSFGFDAILNQNNGSINERSNVQDINRIALVGEVNIKQKLRYNTLDVQWMEPKEYPKDNILKRVVAKVDPKIKNIKLYVTGSTWKDINVKNGIIDEVVNIELKKNRVRVVLSTDYYTVSNKLLIK